The genome window CCAGCGGCCGAAACGGATCTTCCACCACCTTGAACTTGAAATACCGGTAGCCCGCAAACAAAGTGGTGTCGTATCGGTTGAGGGGAATCGCATAGGAGGCATCCACCGCCGGGAACACGCCTATCTTAGCGGGGGAAGCCTGACCCGAAGCCCCGAAACTCATACTCAACACATCGCCACGGCCCGTGAGGTTGCGATGGGCCATCGTCCCGCGCAGCTGATTTTCGCCGACCGTGGGGTTGATGTAGTTGTTATACTCAACAAAAGCCCTGACGGGATTCGCCTCCTGCACCGCGACATCCAATATAGCTTCACCGGGAACTGTGCCCGGTTTGAGTTCGGCATTCAAGCGCTCCAGCCGGTCGTCCTGCAAAAGCAGCTGCAGCCGGTCCCGGAGCGGGTTCATGTTAAAGGGGGGCCCTGCGCTCAGCTCAATACGGTCGCGGAGGTAGGAGGGCCGAAACCATTTCGTGCCTTGAATTCTGACATCACTGAGCCTTCCTTCAATCACCTGCAGCGTGATCGTGCCATCGACCACCGCTTGATCAGGCAGCACCGCGCCTGAATTGGGATAGCCCTTGTCGATATAGGCCAGCGTAATGCGCCTTCGCAATTCCTCCAAATCTTCGGTCGTCACCTCCCGGTTTTCGTAGAGAGCGGTGAGTTGGGTCAACTCCTCCTGTGACAGTACGGTGCTGCCGACCACCTGGATCTGTCTGACAAAAACCCGCAATAGCGGGCCCTTCTGGCGGAGATCTCTCGGCGAAGGTTGGACCGGAGGAAGAATCTCCGTGGGAGGCTGCTCCGGACGCAAGGGCTGCTTCTGTTCCACCGGAGGTGGAAGGCCGGATCGGCCGGAAGGATCGATCACAGGGGGCAGGCCGACCTGCGCATAGTCAAGCTCAGGCATCAACAGACTGCAGGCAACCAGCATCAAGAGTTGGAAGAAGACGTTCCGGGAACAACCGCTCCACCCTCTCTGCATGCTGTTCGGCTGCGAGGAAGGCATAGGCTGATGCTCGGTGGCGTAATGGATGGTCCCCTCCTCCTGGCTCTTGACGATCAGGTGCCCCACCTTGCCGCCTTACGATCGACAGCCGACAAAGACTGTCAGGCTGCTGCGAGACGACTGCTCGAAATCAGGCAATCCGAGACGGATCGCTGACAGCTTTGATGGGGACTGTAGGCTACGGCTCAACGGAACCTCATCCAACTCCAGCAGCAACGGGCTCGGAATCAGATCCCCTGGCTGCGGCGGCACGCCGTCCCGCGCCCCTTGCACGAAGCTGCTGAATTGCCCGCCCTTCTCCGCAGCACAACGCTGGCCATAGAGATTGGTTGCGACCGCAAAGGCTTGCGGCAACGGCGCAATGGCACCGGCAAGTTGCTGGAGAGGTGCTTGAATGTTGACGGTACCATTGAGTGCCTGATTTCCAGAGTCGGCATTGATCACGCTTGCAGGGTCAGCCAACAGGACCCCAGCAACGATGGAAATCGCTCCGCCCTTCCCCTGAGTTGCCTGGGCAAGAATTTGGCTATTCTGAAGAACCACAAATTGTGGGTCAATCGTGATGTTACCACCACCACCCGTTCCAGCAGTTACCGAGGTGGTGATCTGGCTACTACGAAGGCGCACCAGATTCGGCGCAGTGAGGGTAATATTGCCGCCAGACGCTTCAGCCGCCGAGGTCGTCACCATACTATTCGCGATAGAGATACTACCACCTGAATTAAGAGTGATATCGCCGGCCTTTCCATCCCCAGTTGAGGAGGTGTTTATCGTGGAATGATCAGCCAGAACTATATTAGTTCCGGCGATTACAATGTTTCCTCCACTTGCTGCTGGATAAAGTTGACTGACACCTTGAGGGGAAGGAGCTATCCTATCGAGACCGGTTGTGGTTGCTTCCAGACTCGAGTTATTTGCGAATAATAAATTGTTGCCACGTATAGATATTCTTCCACCACCGCCTATACCTGCATGACTCACTGCCGCGTGTCCCGCATCGAAGACGACAGAATCGCCCTTTACACTGATGGAACCTGCAAATCCAAAACTATTATCAGAAGGGCCACTGCTCGATATCTTACTGTCATTCAGGACTTGAATGGTTTTGGCACCGACACCGTCTTCGACACCTGAAATAGTGATTGTGCCGGCAGCTCCTCCGCCATTCAACGGATCTGAGCCGGAATTCTTTGTGCTGATGACAGAATCATCAAAGACAACAATATCCCTAGCACGAATATCGATGTCACCCGCACTGCCGAGTGATCCACCGTCCGCAGATATCTTTGTCGCCCTAAAGGATAAAGTGGGGGCGGCAATGAGGATATTGTCTGGTGAAAAATGTGCCGAATGAATACTAGCGTGTTCAACAGCAGCCACGATGTCTCCTGCTGTCAGGGAAATAGACTCGCCAGCTTTCAATACGATGCCTTTGTGATCGGAAACATTTGCAGTGAATCCGAAGTCATTTTGAATCAGGTTCTGGCCACCGCTCCGGATGGTTCTTGCCGCCTCCAGCCTTATAGACCCTTGATTCGTCAGTACCTGGCTATTCGACATATCTATGTCGATTGCTTGAATACTGATCTGTCCGCCCTGTCTACCTCCCCCAACATCAAGAAACCATCCCTCGGTATCAAGCACGGTTTGGTTCCGCAGTAAGACATGATTTGAAAAGGAGTCGGTTCCCCCCAAACCTTGGACACGTATGTGCCCAGCACGATTCATATTCGGCCCTGGTACGTTGTACCCATCAGTAACAATCTGGGCGTGATCCAGCGCCACTTCGTTTGAACTAATGGTAACATCCCCCTGATTGTTCGTATAAATCGTTCTTCCTGAACTTCCCCCAGCACTTCCTTTCAACGAGACCGAGGCAGCAACAAGGTCGACTATTCCGCCTTTGCAGCAAGTCATAACAGTAAAAGTAGAGTCAAACTGACTAGAGGCGGTCGTAATTGCTTCAAGGCTTGCATTTTCCGACACTAACTGCCCTCCACGAACAAAAACCTGGCCAGCATCGCCTTTGCTAGAACTCGTTCTCAAGATCGCCCCTTCTGTGAGTTGAATCGTACCTTGTTTGGACACGTTGGCGAGACCAAGAGATGGCGTCTCACCTAGCTGATCGGGAATTACCTCGCCGGCTCCTGCCACACTCGCCAGGTCTAGCTGTCCACCCGGTGCGAAAACAGTTCGTCCAATTATCGAAATATCCCCGCCTATCAGCGAAATCGCCTTTCCTTCACCAACGGCAAGCGGCGATCCGGCTTGCACGGTAATGGGACCTGCCAAGCGCTCACCTAAAAATCCAAACGCCGTCACTGGTGCGCTCGTCAGTTGGCTTGTTTTGCCCAAATCCGCATAGAAGCGATCATTGCCGCTGCCAAGCCGCAAATAGTCGGCCGTGCTGAAATGCACCGAACCGCCGACATTCAGCGAGGCCGAGGGGCCAAAGACGATGCCGGCCGGATTAATCAGCCACAAGGCCGCCGTTCCAAACCCCGCCGTCTGAATGTTCCCATAGATGTTCGAGGTCTGGCCCCCCGTCACCCGACTCAGAATATTCGTCGTCGCAAGTCCGGAGTCATTTTGAAACAGAGCGCGGTCATGCGTGCCGACACTGAAGTCGCCAAAGCTATGGAAAAGGTTCGTGCCATTGCCCGGTCTCGTGCCGCCGGTAATGTTGTACGTCGGCACTGGCGCATTGGGGCTAAGGGCCACATTGGTGTTCAGCCCGGAAGACGTAATTGACGTGGTTTGCCCCTCGCTGCCCGTCACGGAGAACAAACTCATCATCACCGTCAGAACAAAAACTGCTCGAAATATTCCTGGGCTCCCGTCCATGGGAACTCCCCTTTCTCACTGAAGAAGCATGCGACACGGGATCATGCCCTGCGGTTCACACCACA of Nitrospira sp. CR1.1 contains these proteins:
- a CDS encoding BamA/TamA family outer membrane protein produces the protein MGHLIVKSQEEGTIHYATEHQPMPSSQPNSMQRGWSGCSRNVFFQLLMLVACSLLMPELDYAQVGLPPVIDPSGRSGLPPPVEQKQPLRPEQPPTEILPPVQPSPRDLRQKGPLLRVFVRQIQVVGSTVLSQEELTQLTALYENREVTTEDLEELRRRITLAYIDKGYPNSGAVLPDQAVVDGTITLQVIEGRLSDVRIQGTKWFRPSYLRDRIELSAGPPFNMNPLRDRLQLLLQDDRLERLNAELKPGTVPGEAILDVAVQEANPVRAFVEYNNYINPTVGENQLRGTMAHRNLTGRGDVLSMSFGASGQASPAKIGVFPAVDASYAIPLNRYDTTLFAGYRYFKFKVVEDPFRPLDIKSETQIFTLSLRQPVYRTLNDEVTIALVGEYEQNANSLLGTPFDFVTGMKNGFGNVAALRFIQEWTHRTTESVFSVRSRFSTGVDVLGATVNGASGAAEGQFFSWLGQAEWLKRFESRIEILNFLNMQLANDHLFPLEQMAVGGRYSVRGYRENTLLRDNAFVYQFETRFPLWSSSEGFPYVQFCPFADVGHSWSAKGVSGDPQTLASVGAGLRFNISTVANLNVYWGRRLVTNNVSNPHNGLQDEGVHIQFVLNIL
- a CDS encoding filamentous hemagglutinin N-terminal domain-containing protein; the protein is MDGSPGIFRAVFVLTVMMSLFSVTGSEGQTTSITSSGLNTNVALSPNAPVPTYNITGGTRPGNGTNLFHSFGDFSVGTHDRALFQNDSGLATTNILSRVTGGQTSNIYGNIQTAGFGTAALWLINPAGIVFGPSASLNVGGSVHFSTADYLRLGSGNDRFYADLGKTSQLTSAPVTAFGFLGERLAGPITVQAGSPLAVGEGKAISLIGGDISIIGRTVFAPGGQLDLASVAGAGEVIPDQLGETPSLGLANVSKQGTIQLTEGAILRTSSSKGDAGQVFVRGGQLVSENASLEAITTASSQFDSTFTVMTCCKGGIVDLVAASVSLKGSAGGSSGRTIYTNNQGDVTISSNEVALDHAQIVTDGYNVPGPNMNRAGHIRVQGLGGTDSFSNHVLLRNQTVLDTEGWFLDVGGGRQGGQISIQAIDIDMSNSQVLTNQGSIRLEAARTIRSGGQNLIQNDFGFTANVSDHKGIVLKAGESISLTAGDIVAAVEHASIHSAHFSPDNILIAAPTLSFRATKISADGGSLGSAGDIDIRARDIVVFDDSVISTKNSGSDPLNGGGAAGTITISGVEDGVGAKTIQVLNDSKISSSGPSDNSFGFAGSISVKGDSVVFDAGHAAVSHAGIGGGGRISIRGNNLLFANNSSLEATTTGLDRIAPSPQGVSQLYPAASGGNIVIAGTNIVLADHSTINTSSTGDGKAGDITLNSGGSISIANSMVTTSAAEASGGNITLTAPNLVRLRSSQITTSVTAGTGGGGNITIDPQFVVLQNSQILAQATQGKGGAISIVAGVLLADPASVINADSGNQALNGTVNIQAPLQQLAGAIAPLPQAFAVATNLYGQRCAAEKGGQFSSFVQGARDGVPPQPGDLIPSPLLLELDEVPLSRSLQSPSKLSAIRLGLPDFEQSSRSSLTVFVGCRS